In the genome of Pacificitalea manganoxidans, the window CGAGCATCTCGTCCCAATGAGTGGCGATCGTCCTTATCCGCCACGCACCACAGATTTCACGCAAACCTTCTGGGATGGTCTTTCCGAACGGCGGTTTCTGACCACCGTGTGCAAAGAGTGCGGGAAGAAAACATTTCCACCGAAACCGATATGCCCGGCATGTATGAGTGCCAAGGTGGAGTGGGTGGAACTGGCCGGTGAAGGCCATATCTATTCCTTTACGATCATCCACGCCGCTCCCAGCATCTTTTCGCAAGAAACGCCCTATGCCGTGGGCATTGTCGATACTGTCGAAGGGTTGCGCCTGGGCGCCCGCCTGCTGATGTCGCCTGACAGGCTGCGAGTTTCGATGCCGGTCTCGATCGCACGGATGGATTACGAAGATGGGCCTTACTTTGGTTTTGTAGAAACGAAAGGCGACAGTGCCGATGTTTGAACGATCCCTTCATACACATGAACAGCTGCGGTGTCTGGTGCGGCCCGACAGCATTGCCGTTGTCGGCGCTTCGCCGAAAGCGGGCACTTTCGGGAAGCGTACATTGGAAAATCTGGCCGGGTATGGTGGCCCGGTCAGTGCGGTCAATCCCAAGTATCAGGAAATCGACGGGGTGCCCTGCTATCCGTCCCTTGATGCAATTCCACAGGTTCCCGACTGCGTGGTGCTTTGTGTGGCCAGTGAACTCGTCATTTCGATGGTGGAAAGCTGTGCCGAGCTGGGTGTCGGAGGCGTGATTATCTACGCTTCGGGTTTTGCAGAGTTGCCCGGAGAGGAAGGGGCGCTGGCTCAGGCGCGCTTGGCGGAGATTTCGCAGAACACGGGACTTCGGATTGCCGGACCAAACTGTGCCGGTCTTCTGAATTTTTCAACAGGTGCGCTCATGCATTTCGTCGGGGGGCTTGCGCCTGATGAAATGGTGCTGGGCCCCATCGGGTTGGTATCGCAAAGTGGGGGCATCGGTTACGGCCTCCTTCAGGCGATGGACCGGCAGATAGGATTCAGTCATTTCTTCGCGGTTGGAAATTCCTGTGATGTAGATGCCTGCGATCTGATGAACTACATGCTCGATGATCCCGAAACCTCGGTAATTGTCACCTTTCTTGAGAGTTTGGACTCCGGGCAAAGATTGCGCGAGCTGGGCCAGCGGGCGCTGGAAAAAAACAAGCCGATCATCATTTGCAAAACCGGTCAGTCCGACAGGAGCCATGCCGTCATCCGTTCACATACCGGCGCGGTGGTTGGTTCTATCGAGGCCTACCGGGCTTTGTTCGAGGAAAGCGGGATAATCGAAGTGGACAACGTCCAAGGAATGACGGAGCTTGCGCATTTTTTCTGCAAGGTACCCGCGCCCGGGACAGGGGGGCTCGGCGTATTGACCACCTCGGGTGGTTTGGCCGTCATGGCGGTTGACAAGGCTGAATCCGTGGGTGTCGAACTTCCGTCATTCTCAGAACAGACTCAGGACGATCTACGGTCCATCATTCCCAGCTTTGGTACGATCGCCAACCCGTTGGACACCACAGCCGCAGCTCAACGCGACCTAGCCTTGTTTCGAGACTGCGTGCTCACCCTGTGCAAGGAAAAAGAGTTTTCGGCGTTGTTGATCGCCGTGCCTTATGCGGAACCGAACGCCGCGGAAAAGCGCGCTGAGCTGATCTGTGAGGCTGCGCGCAGCAGCCAAATACCGATCGTTATCGCCTGGATGAACGAAGCGCTGGATTGCACGGCGTCCCGTATTTACGAAAAAGACGAGAACGTTGCGTTTTTCCGTTCGATGACGCAGGCGATGGAGGCTATCCGGGCCTGGCAATGGCGTGACGCTTTGCGGGTCAGCCGCCATGAGCCGTCAGCCAAAAGGCTTTCATCCGCGGATGCCTTTGATGCGGTGCGCCCGGTGTTGATGGATGCAGCCAAGAACAACAGGGCGCTGAGCGAGCGCAACTCCAAACTTGTGTTGCAGGAATACGGGGTGCGCACCACCAAGGAACAGCTGGCGACAAACCGGTCCGACGCCATCCAGGCCGCCGAGACGATTGGCTTTCCGGTTGTCCTCAAGGTTGAATCCGCGGACATCCTGCACAAATCCGACGCCGGTCTGGTGGCTCTGGACCTCAAAACCGCAGAGGCCGTTGGCGACGCATTCGATACGGTCATGGCGCGCGCGGCCGAAAGGTTCGCGGAAGCGAAGGTCGAGGGCGCTGTCATTCAGGAAATGGTACCGCAAGGAACCGAGATCATCGTTGGGGCAAAGTATGAGCCGGGCCTGGGTCAGGTTCTTATGTTCGGATTGGGCGGTGTTTTTGTCGAGTTACTGAAGGACGTGGCGTTCTCCTTGGCGCCGGTGGCGAAGAGTCGGGTTTTGACACAACTGACGGAATTGAAAAGCGCGGCGTTGTTGCGTGGCTACCGTGGGGCGCCAGGCGTTGATCTCGATCTTTTGGCGGATCAGATCGCGCGCATTTCCGAGTTTGTGGCCGATTCAGAGGATCTGGTGGCTGAACTTGATGTGAACCCCATTTTGGCACGCGCAGATGACGCCACGGCAGTCGATGCGGTCATTATTCCAAATCACACTGCAAGAGCAGTCATTCAGGGGGAAACCCATGCCTAAGTTTTATGAGGATCTCAAGGTTGGTGACAAGTTCGTCACGCCCCGTCGGACCATTACCGAAGCGGACATCGTGGCGTTTTCGGGCCTGTCCGGCGACTATAATGCCTTGCACACAGACGAGA includes:
- a CDS encoding acetate--CoA ligase family protein yields the protein MFERSLHTHEQLRCLVRPDSIAVVGASPKAGTFGKRTLENLAGYGGPVSAVNPKYQEIDGVPCYPSLDAIPQVPDCVVLCVASELVISMVESCAELGVGGVIIYASGFAELPGEEGALAQARLAEISQNTGLRIAGPNCAGLLNFSTGALMHFVGGLAPDEMVLGPIGLVSQSGGIGYGLLQAMDRQIGFSHFFAVGNSCDVDACDLMNYMLDDPETSVIVTFLESLDSGQRLRELGQRALEKNKPIIICKTGQSDRSHAVIRSHTGAVVGSIEAYRALFEESGIIEVDNVQGMTELAHFFCKVPAPGTGGLGVLTTSGGLAVMAVDKAESVGVELPSFSEQTQDDLRSIIPSFGTIANPLDTTAAAQRDLALFRDCVLTLCKEKEFSALLIAVPYAEPNAAEKRAELICEAARSSQIPIVIAWMNEALDCTASRIYEKDENVAFFRSMTQAMEAIRAWQWRDALRVSRHEPSAKRLSSADAFDAVRPVLMDAAKNNRALSERNSKLVLQEYGVRTTKEQLATNRSDAIQAAETIGFPVVLKVESADILHKSDAGLVALDLKTAEAVGDAFDTVMARAAERFAEAKVEGAVIQEMVPQGTEIIVGAKYEPGLGQVLMFGLGGVFVELLKDVAFSLAPVAKSRVLTQLTELKSAALLRGYRGAPGVDLDLLADQIARISEFVADSEDLVAELDVNPILARADDATAVDAVIIPNHTARAVIQGETHA
- a CDS encoding Zn-ribbon domain-containing OB-fold protein, yielding MIEHLVPMSGDRPYPPRTTDFTQTFWDGLSERRFLTTVCKECGKKTFPPKPICPACMSAKVEWVELAGEGHIYSFTIIHAAPSIFSQETPYAVGIVDTVEGLRLGARLLMSPDRLRVSMPVSIARMDYEDGPYFGFVETKGDSADV